The Dendropsophus ebraccatus isolate aDenEbr1 chromosome 6, aDenEbr1.pat, whole genome shotgun sequence nucleotide sequence CTCTGGATGATCATAAAGTGTGAAAAGAATTTAAATGGCGCTTCTTTCATCGGGCGGCTGAAGGCATGTAATCTTTGAGGATGATGGGCTGTTTCCTGGGTGTCGTGAAAATTTATTGTGCAGGATTTGTCAAAGCAAACAAGCGGAGTCCGGCATTCTTGGTCATAGTCTGATCCTGTCACAACTGATCTGCAGAACTGGATGGttcacctgtatacctgtatgtagCTCAACAGGTCCTCTCAGACGAAGAGCAATGAGAGCACTGGTCGCCAAAACAGACCCCTATAAATAAGGGTATGCTGAGGCTGAAGTAGGGTGTACTGGTGCATCAACGAAATGCCCCCACCCCCTACAGTCTACTAATCAGGGGTAAGACACAAGAGTCACACAGGGGGCAACAGTATGACTGCACCCTCTCATCTTTACCCCCcgcagacttaaggccctattacttaaagcgattatcggctataTTCAACCGATACTGactttacggccgataatcgctttctgtaatagaagacaacaatcagccgacatgcacgatgtcagctgactGTTGTCTTTCCGTATGTTGAAAAATCAACAATCACGATAgcagctatatactgctgtcgcTCCATGGAGTAGGAGCGGTGGCAGAAGACCACCCctatcttttatgggctgcccagacgatctagcaatTACCCAGGCATCCCCGCGCCCCCCAGCCCCCTGCACATACCCGATCGCTGCCGacacatgtaatagcgctggcaccAAGCTGGGAATGAGGAGCGATTCCAACAAGAAATGCCTCTTTTGATGAGAacataaaccccgcccccatggtTAAAAGGAGTATTGGCAAGTGTGTCACTGGTGTAGTCACCGATGCTCATCCAAACATCTGTATATGTTACCacaatcagctctgctatatcacatatattaataatgctgaAAATTACAGTCCTCCCAACTACCCCAGATTTACAGGAGAAGCCCCCTGTGCCCAGTAGGTGTCCCATGGTGTGTAAGCAGGAGATAGACAGAGGAGTTAAAGGaaaagtgtcatcagaaaatgacttactgTTTAAATAACGTTTTTGGATTAAAAATCTTCTTTAAAAAttattggtgacattttttctaatcttcaatttttctatccattttataaaataatcctgatatcttgcagttttcattctcaccactggggctaaaactaagctgagtctGTGGTGATCAGATGAGGCTgccgtaaagtgatctgtacagcaatgcagcgtcatgtgacaccagttctTAGATAAGATAATAGCAGCTCCATGTGGAACGACCTTTTCATAGGTCacagcacgctcagtaatgtttcacattcatctcaaggatacagagtctgtctattgttgtctatgtccatgagtcttgctgtaaagcatgtcacaaaATGTtcttaagaacagcccaggcaagatggccgcccccataacgaTGTAAAaatggttaaataaaaaaaatacagtcagaaaatagaaacagattagaataaaagaacaagttttagtatctgactctaaccaGTAACATTTTGGTGacgcattccctttaaggtccagAAACCACATGGTGTGGGTCACACATGACTGCAAGCTCCCGTGTAATGGAGTAGTGCCTACAATCCATCACCCAGCAATAGGCAGACACCGCACAAAGCAGTGATAAAGTTGCATCCTGACATCTACCTGCTGATGTGATACCGGATACAGAGGAGCAGGATGCAGTGACAGGTGTCCTTCTTGTATACCACTTACTGTACCTCTCTATAGGGACAAATGTAATTATATACAACCCACCACAATGGCTGCTTTCTGAGCCACCTCCATTGTGTAACTTATCCTGTGATGATgggatagatatatacagtatatataagaatAGTGAATACAGCTGCAGGAGTCTACATCAGGAGACACATGACTTACGCCTGTCGGGCTTGCTCGATAGGATTAAAGTTATCCAGGTAGTTGAATCTTATGGTATCGGTGGGGTGTTTGTCAGATGACCGCCACGGTGGGAGCTCCTTCTTGTCATGTGACTTCATAGACCGATGTGAGTATAGAGAAGTCAATTTTGGTTCTGAAACTTCTTTGGTAATTGGCTGCACATCAATAACCACAAAATCTTCTCTTGGAGGCGTCTAGAATGGAGGAAACTTAGATGTTATGTAATGGGTGCAGACCACAAACCTGCTCCTTCTCCTATTTTCGTACATCTGTATTCTGCCCCCTGTGTCTTACACTGACCCTGTTACATGCAGCCCTGTCCTCACTAGCATCACCACATGAGAGGACAGGCCAGTGCCCCCACAAAAACAGCATAGACTCTTtatctcctgaaatcctctgtgctgctgaggtccTTTTCTTTCACCATCACTGTGGCTCCTGGTTATTCATCCCCTCCAAAGGGAACCCAAAGTAATAGTGACAAGATCCTGCTGAGATACCGGTCAGCTGTACCTACCTTAGGCCTGGTCACATGAAGCTCTTTCACCATCTCTATGTATTGTCTCTTCCATACCCCCTGCTCGAATGGAGTTGGGGAAAAATTGATGTACCAACCAAAGCGCAGGCATTTTGGCATCCAAAGCTGGTCCAGTTCTGTTAGGGTCTTCCAATGCCAGCTCACCTAGAGAGAGCCAAACAAAAACTTAGTCACCTcagtgctgatatatatatatatatatagcctgcatGCTATATACCGTACGGCCACATTACAGGTCCGCTGCTGAGTACCTGATCATGGTGGGCCCCCAGATGATTACTTATTCTCCCCATTGTTACATTATCCTGTCCCTAATTATCAAAGcaaggctgctttcttccaaaaacagcaccccaCTTGTCCAGAGGTtagatgtggtattgcagctcaatgccATTAACTTCAAAGGAGTTAAGCTGCACTATCACATACAACCTGTAGatgggggtggtgctgtttttgaaaaacaataaaataaaaaagacatgtttttctaactttGGATCACCCGTTTAATAGGCAATGACAGAACTGCATTCTCTATTCTCTGCTTGGTATCTGTTTTGACATTGCTGAGTTTTTCTGCAATGATTTTGGGACAAATGCACAGCAGGTCCCTGGCGATTCCACAGCACAATCTCATTGCAAAGAGTTAAATCTCTGTTACCCTATCTCTGTGTATTGTTCTGCAAACAGATTATAGATGCAAACTGGCATCAAAAACCAGCAATCAGATCTGATCATACCCCAATAGAGCGGATTAGATAGGGAACAAACTGATGGCTtatccttatggtgtgtttacacagacagatttatctgacagatatttgaagccaaagccaggaacagactataaagagggaacatgtcataaacgaaagacctgagattttttctcttttcaaatccattcctggcttcggcttccaaaatctgccagataaatctgtctgtgtaaatgcaccataaggaagGGCCACTAGTATCAGAGTGGTGTGGATCCAACGCTATGCAACCCCATCGATCAGCTGACTAATGGGGCCGCTGCATGTTCCCTTCACTTTTTAGAAGGCACAGTGCCATATATTTGATAGTGGCTGCGTGTAATATTACAACCTATCCCCCTTCACTTGAATAAGAGCAGCTGTAATAAGTTCTAATGCCAAACACAACCACTATTAAATGTATGGTGCTGTAAGGAGAAGGTGGAGCACACTGGCTTGCTGTACTTTTATGGATTGCCTATCTGTATAATCCCAAGAAGACTGATCCCTTCATGTATAAAAGTCACCAGCGTGGGAAACTTTAGATTAGGAAAAGAAATCTGTCATCTCTGGAGTATGGCTCCCAATGGTCACATGAAGCACTGATCCCCAATGGGTCCCCATTCTTTTCAAGTAGTATAAAGAAAGGTGGTATTTTGGGAGGCTTCCACCTAATCCACACTACATGCGGCTGTTTGCTGAGCACTTCTGCCCCTTGCTAGTGAGGAGGTCAGCATTTTCTGTAACTGGGACTATTACTTACGGGAAATAGAAGTAATGGGTTTAAATTTAATAAAACTACAAGATAAAAGGCATCCTGTACTGGTATACCATGGCGTTTCCTCTCCAGTCAATCAATACATGATACTTAttctcagtggcggtctttggcaccaagcaccccaagcgatcgcttggggcccccaacatccaggggggcccccacgctccgctcttgtgctcaagaccgctggacagggccgctgccccgctcgctgctgccatctgaactgtaactatgagcactcataatgagcgctcatatagttacatgcagcagcactgacagggtgggagacattggctcccttcctgtcagtcactcttgtggccgcaggaatggttttccctgcggtcacaagtgacagctttgtccttgtggtgccggcgctccagtgacatcactggagcatcggcgccagaacaaggggagcgcggcctcttgtgatcgcagggaaaacccttcctgtggccacaagtgtgaagagaagaggagacgcccggacccaggtgagtataagtttttgttttattgtgttatatactatatgggagggggagcacacaggggtctgtttaactgggggaccgcacatcaggggtctatataaatggggggagcacacaggggggctatataacagggggagcacacaggggggatatagactactggggcttcacagaggggtctatatactactgggggcagcacacatggggtctatatactacttggggcagcagaatggggtcaatatacaacttggagagcacacaggaggtctatatccaagtgggggagcacacaggggtctatatactactggtggggcacacagggggtctatatactactgggggaatgtacagggggtctatatactacttgtgaggcacacaggtggtctatatataactgggtgagcacacagaggtctgtatactactgaggcagcacacaaggggtctatataatactggtggggcatacagggggtctatatactactgggggaaccacacagggggtttatatactactggaggagcacataggggtctatatccaagtgggggagcacacaggaggtctatatccaagtgggggagcacacaggggggctaaatacaccTGAGGGAGCCCACAggaggcctatatactagtgggggagcacacagggggcctatatactagtgggggagcacacagggggtatatacaactgggggcagcacacagggggtctatatacaactggggcagcacacaggaagtctatatacttctgggggagcacacggggagctataactgggggaacacacaggggtctatatactactgggggaagcaaacaaggggtatatactactgggggcaggacacaaggggtatatactattgggggcagcacacaaggagtatatattactggcggtagcgcacaaggggtatatactactgggggcaacacacagcggtctattgttttggaacgcatgtcgaggcgggggccccagacataactttgcttggggccccagaaatgccaagaccgcccctgcttatTCTATACTTACCTGTGCGCAGCGGCAGAGGCTGCGAGGGTCCAGGAAGGAGAAGATGTAGAGGCTGAGAACTCTGGGGAGCACAGTAGAGAAATCCAGCGAGTCTCTGGGGGCTTTACCCTGCAGATGGCCGCTGCAGAACCTCAGCTGGGACACGCTGCATCGCTCAAACAGGTCACACAGGACGCCGCGTCTCTGAGCATCCGACCACTTGTCAAACTGAGAGAGAAAAGAAGAAGTCATCATCATGACTATCTGCACAGTACAGGCATGGCTGAACACACCAAAACATTTATAGGGTAATTTATGGTTGGCCACTGACTATGAAGGGCTTGGCATAGGTGATCAATGTCTATCATGATACCACCCCTTTAATCACTATGTAATAGAAAGTCCCACAGCACAGATCTATAATACAGCTATGTGCATGGGTTATAGGGATCATGCACACAGCTGTATAGGGATCTTCATAGagacactatactatacacccaTAGGACTACAATGGCGTGGAAGACCCAGACTAGAGTTACATTTTACTGCTGGCATTTCTACCTGGGATACTTTGATAAATCCACATCGGTGTGGCCTAAGGCAAATGTGACATGTGTGAGCACGGCCTGAAAGTTTTGGGTGAAATCTTAAACCCAGAAACTAAGAATACGACCTGTGTGTAATAACCTACAATGACGGCCCTATAAATCAATCAAGGTGAAGCATAATAGTCTTATTACAGTTTATGACGCTTCTTTAAAAGCTCCTAATTACAGTTCCTGTCAATAGAGGTTAATGAAGGTCAGAGGGGCTTGTTTGACTGGATGGGGGTCTTGATCAAAGCGTCTGTGTATCACCTCATAGCAGACCATTGTGCAGGTGTCAGGGCCATAGCCTGGATACACTATTCGTCATGTCTCAGTTTACTCCCAGCACAATGTGATGTGAAGTCATCCTGTAATGAGGCATCAATCACGCCCGTATCTCCCCTATCCGGGCCATGTGTCTGTATTCTGGTTAGATTTCTGGGCAGGCCTGAGCCCAGGTTTATATACAGTGACATATCCAATCCTGACATAGCCAAATTGGTTCCCCCTTAACTTTTTTAAGATCCCTGCTTATTGTCAGTGAACTGCTAAGTTTTTGATCACATTTAAaacatcccctttaagtacttCCCTCCCTCTGTAGCTGCAGTTACTGGTACACAACCTTCTTCTCAGCTTACCCATACCACACATATAATAACCCGTTCCTATATGTGTGTACGGGCggtcacctccatcatcctcttatCCCTCTAATCTGCATGAGGTAAATATTTACTCAGTTCTGGAACAAGTAGGTGGGAAATATTCAACAAGAAATGGACCCCAGCCCTCACTGTGACCACACACGTCTGACAGCAGCGCTGGATCTCCAGATTACGGAACATCCAtgtaatactatgtgtataggccCCATCATCGTGACATCTACAGCTCATACATCAGCCCCATACTGTATGAACATATCCTATGTCTGCATACATACAGCAATATAAGGACCAAAATACTGCGTGTACATAGCCTCAGGCTGCTAACTGTTCACTGCTGCtgagctttattggcaggtccaagttacatTCGATAGCAGGTCCAAGTTAGCATTGGAAAAGCATGTGGAAAATAGGGGGTTGAGAAAATGGGATTaacccggggtcggtgtacaggggttcatgataagtgatgagcgaatagtatgcTATTTGATTGCGGTCAAATATTTGAAagataacgcagtaaaaattcgccCTAACACCCCACCCACCCCCGGcgtttttttcagccaataaacatacaggggggagggacaggcgctaggaataggcaggacttggctggctaaactacatcaccttctgaatataagaatagtggatttcagattcgtgtcacttgctggttggagctagagagggagagactgtataccaagGAGAGAGAAAGCTTtaaggtgaagttaggtagggagggacccccaaaagcccttgttagagctaaaactataaaaaccatatatttagaagctgttgtgagacaggcagtgtgttcagacatctactggtgtatactgtgattgcgggataatagctgttatcttgctactactgattcgCATAGtatgcgtcctgtaaaggagttgaacagctctttcattttattattgtaaaaaaaaattatatatccggtatacggctgtttTTTATACGGATATTTTACACTGCTCTTGATATGTACACAAATGCGTActgctagaccaaaacgtacgcttccACTTTACATTCGTAATTTGTTTGTTAATGTTCTGCGAACCCGAACCGATCACAAACATTTGTTTTTTGTTCATGTTCAGGCTCTGAACTGAACATTgggatgttggctcatcacttgtgttagatgcacccaggcatgcttcccctgctgtcccatatgcatcccagatgtgttggcatcatttcctgaggtgtcattgtgcacttggtgagcTCCTAGtgatcgaatattgatttccaggtcccaaggatttctctcccatagactataatgggataccATATTAGTTCAAATAAACGAATATCGGGAGCATTTTGAATcaaatttcgaattatcgaatatttcactattcgctcatctctattcatgatgtatcatgatggggggggggtacattcaGGGCTGGTGTACaggagtccatgacgtatcagagTTGGTGTGTAGGagtccatctatctatctgtctgtctgtctatttatctgtctcctatctatcgatctatctatctatctagtctgcTTGAAACAGACCTATCACTACACTCCTATAAAACACAGGTTTCCTCCAGCAGATGACAGTACAGGTATACGGCTGGTATAAAGAAAACATCTTCCATAATGAAAATCATTAGAACAACCTTGTGCAGACACTGAATAAGCAGGGAATGCTGGCAATGTTTGTAACATAGTAAgtgagtataatataggatgtgaTCTGCAGTTGTAATAATAGACCTGGGACATCACCCTCTATCTATAGAGCTGTATGGAGTATTATGTTACTATGGAGATACTACGGCAAACAGCAGCGGAGTAAAGTAAGAACACCGATGTGACAGGATTTCTATGGACACAATAAAACATCATTAATCATAGGAGACAGGAGCCGAGCAGTCAGCGGTGACCTATACATCACGTGAGTGAGCGGCCGGACCATCACCTCGTACCCATTTTCCAAGTAAATCTCTTCTCTCTTCGAACACCTATGTAAACACAAAGGTTGACAGCAGTAAATCTTAGGTATACAGCGTATATAGGATACAATGTAATACAGTGGGAAATACTCCTGCGCCTGGGGCTAAAATACAACTTAGTCTCTGCACTATACGTCTATGGTGACTCTAGACTGTACAACAATTGCAGTTACTTATTGGGGGGTTGTGGGCACTACATGTACCTGGGACTTATATGAGGGTCCTACACACTCACAGCATATCCATAAGATGTGCTATGTATAGATGCATGTCCCTCCTGTGATAACCACACCTATAGGGGGCACTGGGGGCATCAGTCACTTTGTGTATCACTTCTTTGTCCTATTTACGACCTCTGCTTGCTATCAGTGAGTGGAAACTTTCACATTTGCATTGTCATGAGGCTGTAATCCTGCTCAGAAGCGGCTTGTTATAAAGTATCGGAGATCTCTTACGCACAGGACATGATAAGGACCAGGATGCAGCCACTGGATGCAAGTAAGATTGTtcacattcactgacagcaagaggAGAGCTTTTAAATTGTGAAGGAATGTAACTTTGGGAGATGATCTACGAGACTTTCAAGTACATGGCTAGAGGCTACAACCTGTCCTAATCCAATCCTTGTTCCTCGGCTGTAGTCTGTTACATTGTATGAGTCAAGAGATAAACTCAGCATTGTTGCATATGTATCCAATACTGGTGTCCAGGCTGATATGCTTTACCTGCACATatacgctttaaggctatgttcacactacttatatgtgcggccgcatatttttcgcggctggacatatacgtgttaaactccggctggggatttacgtaagttgcggccggctatgtacggtctgcgaacttacgcccgtagtctgcttacgcttcccgagtgccgtacgtagcgatctgacagcggtcttttacttggaaatcttcggctagccccggacaccccacagaaccttttggatcggcaaatcaaagtgcaaaaatgaagaaatcaccactccgtacgggaccgcatgttacgctacgggcgtaagttacagcattttcgtcctcaaacaatggtctggttcattttttacggtgccgcatacgatccgggcgtaagttcttacaaagtgtgaactgtgcagccgtagatcgtatactttccattgtacgcaaactacgtaaatctcctgccgcttattcacggaacttatgtagtgtgcacatagcccccGAACTCTAGGCAAAAAGAAattgttttaaaacaactgctgtcagaaagttatacagatttgtaatttatgtctgtttaaaaatctccagtcttccagtacttatcagctgctgtatgtcctgccggaagtggtgttttctttccagtctgacacagtgctctctgctgccacctgtgtccatgtcaggaactgtccagagtagcagcaaatccccatagaaaagatctcctgctctggaaagttcctgtcatggacagaggtggcagcagagagcacagactggaaagaatacaccatttcctgcaggacatacagcagctgatagactggagattttttaaataaaaacaaattacagatctatatctaactttctgaagccagcctTTAAATGGAATTTGTCAGCTGTTATTCACACCCCAAACTGCTGACAGTTGATGCTGTTATGACAAGCAGACaccttttattatatagtaaaaagagtcaaagaggagttcctGAGCTGCTGAAGTGCCGCAAACTGTAAcgccccctcactccccctcccatacttgACCATGCTTGGGACTCCACTTCCAGGTGTCAACCAAgcagggaggaaggggagagaggaggcatccagcttccagctattcaggagcttggaaaagttattatactagagaataaaagcatttctctatgtGATAAAAGCACAGGTGGATATTTGAAGGCTCCCTGGCTGCGGCTTAGGGAAAACACAGGAGCGCTCGGCCATGCGGATGGGGAGGACAGGAAAGATAACTGACAGCTGGACGATCGTTTGACCCCCAGCATTTAAAGGtctatagggccatgcagctccCCCCAATATTGTGCATCTGTAAGGATGCTCCTTATGGGGCAGGGGCCTGTGATCTCACCTTGTCATTCATCAGCTGGTGGTTCAGGGGTGTCCATGTGCTCATCTTCGTCTGCAGCTTCGCCCCCTCTGTGATTTTGGGCGGAGCAAACGCCATCGCTTCACTTTTCACTTTCTTCTACATTCCAGGAAAACAGAAGAGAAAAACAAGATGAGAGA carries:
- the FBXO16 gene encoding F-box only protein 16, with the translated sequence MAFAPPKITEGAKLQTKMSTWTPLNHQLMNDKVFEERRDLLGKWFDKWSDAQRRGVLCDLFERCSVSQLRFCSGHLQGKAPRDSLDFSTVLPRVLSLYIFSFLDPRSLCRCAQVSWHWKTLTELDQLWMPKCLRFGWYINFSPTPFEQGVWKRQYIEMVKELHVTRPKTPPREDFVVIDVQPITKEVSEPKLTSLYSHRSMKSHDKKELPPWRSSDKHPTDTIRFNYLDNFNPIEQARQARKSGSGTSILNKQNLEKKKRPSSASYKLRKAKSLMSISAEFGSLVKPQSRPSWAAQQSGEYPLSKSTAKELAQSTEWNAGIRPAPVRAGVPTLSEKGRKAASRTSRSSPTMCLFESQPWQVPPSDHGSDED